The Acidobacteriota bacterium genome window below encodes:
- a CDS encoding septum formation initiator family protein, producing MSQATSTFWDERVERSATAVKVNPVVRRRVRARRLIDAIVITIILAAAATCLSVYSRARGELDAALLKHEAAGERVTDLTIRVQKLERDVQQLRTDSRAIELFARQKFGFVRSGDVVIKLQQDPSSAAESTTEVRPVRMANLSPRSNSGYTDASN from the coding sequence TTGAGTCAGGCCACAAGTACATTTTGGGATGAAAGAGTCGAGAGGTCCGCAACGGCGGTAAAGGTGAACCCGGTAGTCAGACGAAGGGTTCGCGCCCGCCGTCTGATAGACGCCATAGTAATAACGATAATACTGGCGGCAGCGGCCACTTGCCTTTCGGTTTACTCCAGGGCTCGAGGGGAGCTTGACGCGGCGCTGCTCAAGCACGAAGCAGCCGGGGAGAGAGTCACGGATCTAACGATAAGGGTTCAGAAACTCGAGCGCGACGTTCAACAACTACGCACCGACTCGAGAGCAATCGAGCTATTCGCCCGACAGAAGTTCGGATTCGTCCGCTCTGGGGACGTGGTGATCAAACTTCAGCAAGATCCGAGCTCGGCTGCCGAAAGCACTACGGAGGTCCGCCCGGTTCGGATGGCGAATTTGAGTCCCCGCTCCAACAGCGGCTATACGGACGCTTCGAATTAA
- a CDS encoding NUDIX domain-containing protein has protein sequence MTVSIQLPVTVHESRITHHASRILPFDMKEQKKPIPAAAVAFVRDTERGIEIYLSRRPAHFRYYPGAFVFPGGRSDPGDTDIKATARREVQEEIGIEIDTQRLVPLRNIHTSAHAGPVYHMLTFAYPAESEFNTSLNPEEVEEEMWIMAREALARFELPYQIRAAVYTIARFASVADLLGALAEGSIDEDYWI, from the coding sequence GTGACGGTCAGCATACAGTTGCCCGTGACGGTTCACGAATCACGCATCACGCATCACGCATCACGCATCTTGCCATTTGATATGAAAGAGCAAAAGAAACCAATACCGGCGGCGGCGGTTGCGTTTGTGAGAGATACCGAGCGCGGAATCGAGATCTATCTGAGCCGCCGGCCCGCGCACTTCCGGTATTACCCCGGCGCATTTGTTTTCCCTGGAGGCCGGTCGGACCCTGGTGACACCGACATCAAGGCTACCGCGCGTCGTGAGGTTCAGGAAGAAATCGGGATCGAAATCGACACCCAGCGTCTTGTACCGTTGAGGAACATCCACACCAGCGCGCATGCCGGTCCGGTCTATCACATGCTGACATTCGCTTATCCGGCGGAGAGCGAATTCAATACCAGTCTGAACCCCGAAGAGGTCGAAGAAGAAATGTGGATCATGGCTCGAGAGGCGCTCGCGCGTTTTGAACTGCCGTATCAGATTCGGGCGGCGGTCTACACCATCGCACGCTTCGCGAGCGTCGCGGACCTGCTAGGTGCTCTTGCTGAGGGAAGCATCGACGAGGATTACTGGATTTGA
- a CDS encoding metal-dependent hydrolase produces the protein MPSAFSHAVASIALGRAYTTRPLPLRFWVLSSVCAVAPDIDVLANRFGFDYTTMLGHRGLTHSLFFAMALSGLVVLLAFRKPAKGMISRLGLFAFFFAATASHSVLDAMVDGTLGVAFFAPFSPARFFLPWRPIVSSPIGLAFFSSAGATTILNELVWVWIPSVIVILAPWLRNRFLTHRDADLR, from the coding sequence ATGCCATCTGCGTTTTCTCATGCCGTCGCATCAATAGCTTTAGGGAGGGCGTACACGACGCGTCCACTCCCTCTCCGGTTCTGGGTACTATCTTCCGTTTGTGCGGTGGCGCCAGATATCGATGTCTTGGCCAACCGGTTCGGCTTCGACTACACGACGATGCTCGGCCATCGCGGGCTCACGCACTCGCTTTTCTTCGCGATGGCGCTGAGCGGACTAGTGGTGCTGCTGGCCTTCAGGAAACCGGCTAAGGGGATGATAAGTAGACTGGGGCTGTTCGCATTCTTCTTCGCGGCGACTGCTTCCCATTCAGTTCTCGATGCCATGGTAGATGGCACCTTGGGAGTGGCTTTTTTTGCGCCGTTTAGTCCAGCACGGTTTTTTCTGCCGTGGCGGCCAATTGTCTCGTCGCCGATCGGCCTGGCTTTCTTCAGCTCTGCCGGGGCGACAACGATTCTGAATGAACTTGTGTGGGTGTGGATTCCTTCAGTGATAGTCATCCTCGCGCCCTGGCTGCGCAACCGTTTTCTGACTCACCGGGACGCTGATTTGCGCTGA
- a CDS encoding phosphoglucomutase/phosphomannomutase family protein, with product MIKFGTSGWRAIIADEFTFDAVRRVTQAISDWIAKRAPGSQVIVGYDTRFMAEVFASEGAAIIAANGLHPLLCDRATPTPAIAFAVRSRRASGAINFTASHNPPEYSGIKFSASDGAPALPEVTNEIERNISSLEGKHIAKPAQGRQVESLSLVNDYLNDIATKIDLRAIAGAGLRIAYDPLWGTGRGYLDKTLGDAGSDVLMLHDYRDVYFGGHSPSPEAEYLHELRDAVTAGGYDLGISTDGDADRFGIIDRDGAFVTPNQIIALLVDYLAESRGWTDAVARSVATTHLVDRVAARRGIEVIETPVGFKYIGQLIDEDKISLGGEESAGLSIRGHFPEKDGILACLLVAEMVAARRASLGEMLAKVYSEVGHVTSGRIGVPLTPELQQALPSKLSAGANQFAGHRVVSVNRVDGAKFILDDGSWILLRPSGTEPLVRIYAEASNEQELEVLLESGHKYILG from the coding sequence ATGATAAAGTTCGGGACTTCCGGCTGGCGCGCCATTATCGCCGACGAATTCACATTCGACGCCGTGCGTCGCGTCACGCAAGCGATATCAGACTGGATCGCTAAGCGCGCACCCGGGTCCCAGGTTATCGTCGGTTACGATACCAGATTCATGGCTGAAGTCTTTGCATCCGAAGGGGCTGCAATAATCGCCGCTAACGGTCTTCACCCGCTTTTGTGCGATCGAGCTACTCCAACTCCTGCGATTGCATTCGCGGTTCGCTCAAGACGTGCGAGTGGCGCCATCAACTTCACCGCCAGCCATAACCCGCCCGAGTATTCCGGTATCAAGTTCTCAGCTTCCGATGGCGCGCCCGCGTTGCCCGAGGTTACAAACGAGATAGAACGCAACATCTCGAGCCTCGAAGGTAAGCACATTGCAAAACCCGCACAGGGTCGGCAGGTCGAGAGTTTGTCGCTGGTGAATGACTACTTGAACGACATCGCCACCAAGATCGACCTTCGCGCGATCGCCGGCGCGGGACTGCGCATCGCTTACGACCCGCTCTGGGGCACAGGACGGGGGTATCTGGACAAGACGCTCGGTGATGCCGGCTCGGACGTATTGATGCTTCACGATTATCGCGATGTTTACTTCGGCGGCCACAGTCCATCTCCCGAGGCGGAGTATCTGCATGAGCTTCGCGACGCTGTAACGGCCGGCGGGTATGATTTGGGGATCTCAACCGATGGCGACGCTGACCGCTTCGGCATCATCGATCGGGATGGCGCGTTCGTCACGCCGAACCAGATAATAGCTCTCTTGGTCGACTACCTGGCGGAGTCTCGCGGGTGGACCGATGCGGTTGCTCGCTCGGTCGCGACCACTCATCTCGTCGATCGAGTAGCTGCGCGGCGCGGGATCGAAGTGATTGAGACGCCGGTTGGCTTCAAGTACATCGGGCAGCTTATTGACGAAGACAAAATTTCGCTCGGCGGCGAAGAGAGCGCGGGACTGTCAATCAGAGGACACTTCCCGGAGAAGGACGGGATACTTGCCTGCTTGCTGGTTGCTGAGATGGTCGCCGCGCGAAGGGCTTCTCTCGGAGAGATGCTCGCAAAGGTCTATTCAGAAGTGGGTCACGTAACAAGCGGAAGAATAGGCGTCCCGTTGACGCCTGAGCTGCAGCAAGCATTGCCGAGTAAGCTGTCCGCCGGCGCGAATCAGTTCGCCGGCCACCGTGTCGTGTCTGTAAATCGAGTCGACGGAGCCAAGTTTATTCTCGATGACGGATCTTGGATTTTGCTACGTCCGTCCGGGACCGAGCCGCTGGTGCGCATTTACGCTGAAGCTTCAAACGAGCAAGAATTGGAGGTGCTACTTGAGTCAGGCCACAAGTACATTTTGGGATGA
- the holB gene encoding DNA polymerase III subunit delta' — MPFSSLIGNERIKKLLQRAVAEGRVGQSLLMAGPRGVGKYQFAIALAQALNCEHATQGDACGECVPCGKIERREHGDVRILMRESKDPSIKKDHKSQFIKIEQTRAMSEQAQFRPYEGRRRVFIIDEAECLQHQAANSLLKTLEEPPPTSLVVLVTSKPYSLIETIRSRCLMLSFAPLRAEEIEEHLRVKANRPIDEARLLARLARGSIGHALEIDIGEYREMRNTVLQIIETLSLEREVTALLGASEYLGRRLEKDAFEEHLDTLILLFDDLFHLKLNGSDESLTNADIADRLRRVAENITIEQIMEWVDRIEVIFRALPRNINRQLAMDSMLITG, encoded by the coding sequence ATGCCATTCTCGTCACTCATCGGAAACGAACGGATCAAGAAGCTGCTGCAACGCGCGGTAGCCGAGGGCCGCGTTGGGCAATCGCTGTTGATGGCGGGGCCTCGGGGTGTCGGCAAATATCAGTTCGCGATAGCCCTCGCTCAAGCGCTCAACTGCGAGCATGCAACACAAGGGGACGCGTGTGGAGAGTGTGTGCCTTGCGGCAAGATTGAACGCCGGGAGCACGGTGACGTGCGAATACTGATGCGTGAGAGCAAAGACCCTTCGATCAAGAAGGACCATAAGAGCCAGTTCATTAAGATCGAACAGACGCGCGCAATGTCCGAGCAAGCGCAGTTCCGTCCCTATGAAGGACGCCGCCGGGTCTTCATTATCGATGAAGCGGAATGCCTGCAGCACCAGGCGGCAAACTCCTTGCTGAAGACGCTCGAAGAGCCGCCCCCGACCTCCCTCGTCGTTCTTGTTACTTCAAAGCCTTATTCGTTGATCGAAACGATTCGCTCGCGGTGTCTGATGTTGAGCTTCGCGCCGCTCCGCGCGGAAGAAATTGAAGAGCACCTGCGGGTGAAAGCGAACAGACCGATCGACGAGGCGCGATTACTTGCACGCCTGGCGCGTGGTAGCATTGGCCACGCTCTTGAAATCGATATAGGCGAGTACCGCGAGATGCGGAATACTGTGCTGCAGATTATTGAGACTCTCAGCTTGGAGCGCGAGGTGACAGCTCTGCTGGGCGCGAGCGAGTATCTTGGCCGCAGGCTCGAGAAGGATGCGTTCGAAGAACACCTCGACACATTGATCCTGTTATTTGACGATCTCTTTCATTTGAAGCTGAACGGGTCAGATGAATCGCTGACGAACGCGGACATCGCCGACCGTTTGAGGCGAGTTGCCGAGAACATAACGATCGAGCAGATTATGGAATGGGTTGATCGGATTGAGGTGATCTTTCGCGCGCTTCCTCGAAACATCAACCGGCAGCTTGCGATGGACTCGATGCTGATAACTGGCTAG
- a CDS encoding winged helix-turn-helix domain-containing protein, whose amino-acid sequence MGRADNLFQFGAFRLDAGERVLLRDGRLVPLPAKVLSTLLLLVRNNGHVVEKDVLMKEVWPDEYVEEGNLAQHIFMLRRALGESTENPKYIETVPRRGYRFVAKMIEPEEKAHEKGIDSLAVLPFINASNDPNMEYLSDGITESIMNSLSHLPQLKVMARSTVFRYKGAGIDPREAGHSLGVRAVMMGIVQQLGEQLVISAELVDVEDGSRIWGEQYHRKSSDIFSLQDELAWEIPEKLRLRLSGEQREKLTKRFTENREAYEFYLKGRYAWARRAIEDLKKGVEYFRQAIAEDPNYSLAHAGIADCLVLLGLFGADNPREIMPQAKASAMKAIQLDETGEAYASLGQIKLIYDWDWTAAEADFQQAVRLSPTYPTAHQWHGEYLASMGLFDQGLAELKKARDLDPLSLIINTNLGLNFYWARRYDLAIEQLERALELEPNFSRAHLHLGMCYERKLMYREAIAELEKARSISENSWTLAGLGHCHASFGARAEAERFLDQLLELSRRQFVSCATIAVVYAGFPDRVDQAMEWLEKAYEERSGLLIWLKVWPMFDHLRSDARFVRLLRRIGLATDGERL is encoded by the coding sequence ATGGGGCGAGCCGACAATCTCTTTCAGTTTGGTGCCTTCCGCCTGGATGCGGGCGAGCGGGTGCTCCTGCGCGATGGGCGACTCGTACCGCTACCTGCGAAGGTTTTGAGCACTCTTCTCCTCCTCGTTCGGAATAACGGCCATGTAGTTGAAAAAGACGTTCTGATGAAAGAAGTTTGGCCGGATGAGTATGTGGAGGAAGGAAATCTCGCCCAACACATCTTCATGCTGCGGAGGGCTCTGGGGGAAAGCACCGAGAATCCCAAGTACATCGAGACTGTTCCGCGTCGAGGCTATCGTTTTGTCGCCAAAATGATAGAGCCCGAGGAAAAGGCTCATGAGAAAGGGATCGATTCTCTTGCGGTGCTTCCTTTTATTAATGCGAGTAATGATCCCAACATGGAATACCTCTCGGATGGGATAACCGAGAGCATCATGAATAGCCTTTCGCACCTTCCGCAGTTGAAAGTGATGGCACGTAGTACAGTCTTTCGTTACAAAGGGGCTGGTATTGACCCGCGAGAGGCTGGCCATAGTCTCGGAGTCCGCGCAGTGATGATGGGCATTGTTCAACAGCTTGGAGAACAACTTGTCATAAGCGCAGAACTGGTCGATGTTGAGGATGGATCGCGGATCTGGGGCGAACAATATCACAGGAAGTCCTCGGACATTTTTTCTCTGCAAGATGAATTGGCTTGGGAGATCCCAGAGAAGTTACGCCTTAGATTGAGCGGTGAGCAGAGGGAAAAACTAACGAAACGCTTTACGGAGAACAGGGAGGCCTACGAGTTTTATCTTAAGGGACGATACGCCTGGGCCAGAAGAGCCATTGAGGATCTGAAAAAAGGAGTTGAATACTTCCGGCAGGCAATTGCTGAAGACCCGAACTATTCCCTGGCGCATGCTGGAATAGCGGATTGCCTCGTCTTACTTGGGTTATTCGGAGCTGACAATCCACGAGAGATCATGCCGCAAGCCAAGGCGTCCGCCATGAAGGCCATTCAGTTGGATGAAACCGGGGAAGCTTACGCTTCATTGGGTCAGATAAAACTCATCTATGATTGGGATTGGACAGCAGCGGAGGCGGATTTTCAGCAAGCCGTACGCCTCAGCCCAACTTATCCGACAGCCCATCAGTGGCATGGTGAATATCTGGCGTCGATGGGTCTATTTGACCAGGGGCTGGCAGAGCTGAAGAAGGCCCGGGATCTCGATCCACTCTCGCTCATCATCAATACAAATCTTGGACTCAACTTCTATTGGGCACGGCGCTACGATCTCGCTATCGAACAATTGGAACGTGCACTCGAACTGGAGCCAAATTTCTCCCGCGCGCACCTCCACCTTGGAATGTGTTACGAGCGCAAGTTGATGTACCGAGAAGCCATCGCCGAACTAGAAAAGGCGAGATCCATCAGTGAAAACTCATGGACTCTAGCTGGCCTCGGTCACTGCCACGCTTCCTTCGGCGCGAGAGCGGAGGCTGAAAGGTTTCTAGACCAGCTGTTGGAGTTGTCGCGACGTCAATTTGTTTCGTGCGCCACGATCGCAGTTGTCTATGCCGGATTCCCGGACCGGGTAGATCAGGCAATGGAATGGCTGGAGAAGGCTTATGAGGAACGCTCCGGACTACTCATCTGGCTAAAGGTGTGGCCGATGTTTGACCATCTTCGCTCAGACGCGAGGTTCGTTCGTCTTTTGCGGCGTATTGGGCTTGCGACTGATGGTGAACGACTCTAG
- a CDS encoding phospholipase D-like domain-containing protein → MLFLALFEPGLRFKIASTPSAPLESQDFLRMLAALTNATIHTNNRVDVLTNVEVFYEAALEAIRNAKHNINIEVYIFQKGRVAGRFIEALIERAEAGVNVNLVIDAIGSFATWDSYLKLLPDAGARVERYNPIRWYTLPRINNRTHRTLIIVDGRVGFVGGDGVADHWLYGRGKSSRWRDTMFRVEGGAVTDLAVYLCRKLAGSVRRDSGGDRVLPGLHCSGRHQGDGHRQLAFDWPVDSRTRSLSDAVGVGAQDHLHKHAVLRLLASHLTSADIRAHLQRSRTYPGVLPFLHLDHIYFDDLLDLERITLHKSRAALVASDHLPLVADFRIQRE, encoded by the coding sequence ATGCTGTTTCTCGCTCTGTTTGAGCCGGGACTTCGCTTCAAGATCGCCAGCACGCCTTCCGCGCCCCTGGAATCCCAGGACTTCCTGCGAATGCTTGCGGCCCTCACCAACGCCACGATCCATACAAACAATCGGGTAGATGTGCTGACCAACGTTGAGGTCTTTTATGAAGCCGCGTTGGAGGCCATTCGCAACGCCAAACACAACATCAACATTGAGGTTTACATTTTTCAGAAGGGAAGAGTCGCCGGGCGGTTCATTGAAGCTCTGATCGAGCGCGCGGAGGCTGGCGTGAACGTGAATCTGGTCATTGACGCGATCGGCAGCTTCGCGACCTGGGACAGCTATCTCAAACTGCTGCCCGACGCCGGCGCCCGCGTCGAGCGGTATAATCCGATTCGCTGGTACACGCTGCCGCGAATCAACAATCGCACTCACCGCACGCTGATCATCGTCGATGGGCGGGTTGGCTTCGTCGGAGGCGACGGCGTCGCCGATCACTGGCTCTACGGAAGAGGAAAATCGAGCCGCTGGCGCGACACCATGTTTCGCGTCGAAGGCGGCGCGGTAACCGATCTTGCAGTCTACCTTTGTCGAAAACTGGCTGGAAGCGTCAGGCGAGATTCTGGCGGCGACCGAGTACTTCCCGGCTTGCACTGCAGCGGGCGCCACCAGGGTGATGGTCATCGACAGCTCGCCTTCGATTGGCCAGTCGACTCGCGCACGCGTTCTCTTTCAGACGCTGTTGGCGTCGGCGCGCAAGACCATCTTCATAAACACGCCGTACTTCGGTTGCTGGCCTCTCATCTCACGAGTGCGGATATCCGAGCCCACCTTCAGCGCTCGAGAACTTACCCGGGGGTGTTGCCCTTCCTGCATTTGGATCACATCTACTTCGATGATTTGCTCGATCTTGAACGAATCACGCTGCATAAGAGCCGCGCCGCGCTGGTGGCTTCGGATCATCTGCCGTTGGTCGCGGACTTTCGAATTCAGAGGGAGTAA
- a CDS encoding stage II sporulation protein M, with protein sequence MGKWKRLEDLTARASRLRLKSLTGDEVREFGQLYRRTAADLAIAREEVRDQRLVNYLNHLVARAHGAIYRSESSGFGVFVSFFRYEFPAVFRKTLPYTLTAFLTFVLAAGFAAVACLLDEGFADRIAPQLRQSIAEHHNWTESVNNSNPLASTSIQANNITVTFYAFAGGVLGGIGTLLVLAQNGLLLGMVMSLCVRYRFWEIPIFVSAHGVIELTAIFIAGGAGLLIGKALLMPGDLRRIDALVTNGRLAIKLILGCIPMLLIAGLIEGFISPAHIAPAYKFLISAMSALVMIMYFLNRPTLETK encoded by the coding sequence TTGGGAAAATGGAAGCGGCTTGAAGATCTCACTGCTCGGGCGTCCCGACTTCGGCTGAAGAGTCTGACCGGCGACGAGGTCCGAGAGTTCGGGCAGCTCTATAGGCGCACGGCTGCTGATCTGGCGATCGCCCGCGAAGAGGTGCGCGACCAACGCCTGGTGAACTACCTCAATCATCTGGTCGCGCGCGCGCACGGAGCCATCTACCGCAGCGAATCTTCAGGTTTCGGCGTGTTCGTTTCGTTCTTCCGTTACGAGTTTCCCGCGGTCTTCAGAAAAACGCTCCCTTACACGCTGACGGCCTTCCTGACCTTTGTGCTTGCTGCGGGATTTGCCGCTGTCGCCTGTCTCCTCGACGAAGGCTTCGCCGATCGCATCGCGCCGCAGTTGAGACAGTCAATCGCCGAGCATCACAACTGGACTGAGTCCGTCAACAATTCGAACCCGCTCGCGTCAACTTCGATTCAAGCTAACAATATCACCGTTACGTTCTACGCTTTTGCCGGCGGCGTGCTTGGCGGGATCGGCACGTTGTTGGTGCTGGCGCAAAACGGATTGCTGCTCGGCATGGTTATGAGCCTGTGCGTCCGCTATAGATTCTGGGAGATCCCGATCTTTGTTTCAGCGCATGGGGTGATCGAGCTGACCGCAATCTTCATCGCGGGAGGCGCGGGCCTTTTGATCGGCAAAGCGCTGTTGATGCCTGGGGATCTGAGGCGCATAGATGCTCTGGTCACGAATGGAAGGTTAGCAATCAAGCTGATCCTCGGCTGCATACCAATGCTGTTGATTGCCGGTTTGATTGAAGGCTTTATCTCGCCCGCGCATATTGCGCCTGCGTACAAGTTTTTGATTTCCGCAATGAGCGCTTTGGTGATGATCATGTACTTTCTGAACAGACCAACCCTCGAAACAAAATGA
- a CDS encoding DUF58 domain-containing protein, translated as MRFVFSTRFFVLLAVGLALLSLGWIGRGALYLTILYDVGLMVTAVADYLLSEKAGAFRVEREMEERFAMGAENEVTIRIANRGRRKVTFVVKDEYPPQMELVTPREAQLTVPPGRSRVWRYSLLPTARGKYEFGKTVLRFRTPLGLLWHQLSYQTATDVKVYPDIREARKHEIYAHRNRRPEPGLRRMRIRGQGREFESLREFVIGDEIRHISWPATARRGKVITRQYTIERSQNIVVLLDTGRLMTARIGKLTKLDHAVNATLSIAYVAAAGGDNVGLVAFSRRVVSYLPPRRGRDQINRLMEALYSLEPQMIEPSYKRAFNFFGANCKRRSLVVILTDLVDRDASAELLAHTSQLMPRHLPLIITIGDTDLREMVRAAPASSADVYRQAVAEEILRQREEALMRIRHAGGLALDVPAGRLSLELVNKYLEVKERGLL; from the coding sequence TTGAGATTTGTTTTCTCAACGCGATTCTTTGTTCTGCTCGCGGTCGGGCTTGCGCTGCTTTCGCTCGGATGGATCGGCCGGGGCGCGCTGTACCTGACGATTCTTTACGATGTCGGTTTGATGGTGACTGCCGTAGCGGACTATTTACTTTCGGAGAAGGCAGGTGCGTTTCGAGTCGAGCGCGAGATGGAAGAGCGCTTCGCAATGGGCGCAGAGAATGAAGTCACGATCAGAATTGCGAATCGCGGCCGGCGCAAAGTCACCTTCGTCGTCAAGGACGAGTACCCGCCGCAGATGGAGCTTGTAACTCCTCGCGAGGCACAGTTGACGGTTCCGCCGGGCCGCTCGCGAGTCTGGCGATACAGCTTGCTGCCGACCGCGCGCGGGAAATACGAATTCGGCAAGACTGTGCTTCGATTTCGAACTCCGCTTGGGCTGCTATGGCATCAATTGAGCTATCAGACCGCAACCGATGTGAAGGTCTATCCGGACATCCGCGAAGCGAGAAAGCATGAGATCTACGCTCATCGCAATCGACGCCCGGAACCCGGCTTACGCCGAATGCGCATTCGCGGTCAAGGACGCGAGTTTGAGTCGCTGCGCGAGTTCGTGATTGGCGACGAGATTCGACACATCTCCTGGCCGGCGACCGCGAGGCGGGGCAAGGTCATCACTCGACAGTACACGATCGAGCGCAGCCAGAATATTGTCGTGCTGCTGGACACGGGCCGGTTGATGACAGCACGGATCGGCAAGCTGACGAAGCTCGATCACGCGGTCAACGCTACGCTTTCGATCGCTTACGTAGCGGCGGCGGGGGGCGACAACGTCGGATTGGTCGCGTTCTCGCGTCGAGTGGTGAGCTACTTGCCGCCGCGCCGCGGCAGGGATCAGATCAACCGGTTGATGGAAGCGCTCTACAGTCTCGAGCCTCAGATGATCGAGCCGAGCTACAAGCGAGCGTTCAATTTCTTCGGCGCGAACTGTAAGCGCCGTTCGCTGGTCGTGATACTCACCGATCTGGTCGATCGCGATGCGTCTGCCGAGTTGCTCGCGCACACGTCGCAGCTTATGCCTCGCCATCTTCCTCTGATCATCACGATCGGCGATACCGACCTTCGAGAGATGGTGCGCGCGGCGCCGGCTTCTTCTGCCGACGTGTATCGTCAAGCAGTCGCCGAAGAGATTCTCCGCCAACGCGAAGAAGCATTGATGCGCATTCGTCACGCAGGCGGGCTCGCGCTGGATGTTCCTGCGGGAAGGCTGTCGCTCGAGTTGGTGAATAAGTATCTCGAGGTGAAGGAGCGAGGGTTGTTATGA
- a CDS encoding MoxR family ATPase codes for MPDSVSAIVAHLKGEVAKAIVGQDEVIEQVLIALLTEGHALIEGVPGTAKTLMVKVLARAIGAESGRIQFTPDLMPADVTGTNIFNMSTSLFTLRRGPIFTDLLLADEINRTPPKTQAALLEAMEERQVTIDGEAHKLSPLFTVLATQNPIEYEGTYPLPEAQLDRFMLKIIVNYPNADEELRVVANWNAGFNARRLEDLDIQPIPDAAAVLSCRSQVRGVTVEEGVQRYIVAIIRGTRTAINVSWGASPRAAVALLLCSKALAAVRGRTFVTPDDVKEIAKPVLRHRIVLRSEAEIEGTLPDQVLDEVIASIDVPR; via the coding sequence TTGCCAGATTCTGTTAGCGCGATAGTAGCTCACCTGAAAGGCGAAGTAGCCAAAGCCATAGTCGGCCAGGATGAGGTGATCGAACAGGTGCTGATCGCGTTGCTGACCGAAGGGCACGCCTTGATCGAGGGTGTGCCCGGAACCGCCAAGACGCTTATGGTCAAGGTGCTCGCTCGCGCTATAGGCGCGGAATCCGGACGCATTCAGTTCACTCCCGATCTGATGCCCGCCGACGTCACCGGCACAAACATCTTCAACATGTCGACGTCGCTTTTCACGCTGCGGCGCGGGCCGATCTTCACCGACTTGCTGCTGGCCGACGAGATAAATCGCACTCCTCCCAAGACTCAGGCCGCGCTGCTGGAAGCAATGGAGGAGCGGCAGGTGACAATCGACGGTGAAGCGCACAAGCTCTCGCCACTGTTTACCGTTCTTGCAACACAGAACCCGATCGAATATGAAGGAACGTATCCACTGCCCGAGGCTCAACTGGACCGTTTCATGTTGAAGATAATCGTCAACTATCCAAACGCCGATGAAGAACTGCGAGTGGTAGCAAACTGGAATGCGGGCTTCAACGCTCGGCGTCTCGAAGACCTGGACATACAACCGATTCCCGATGCCGCAGCGGTGCTCAGTTGCCGATCACAGGTGCGCGGCGTAACGGTTGAGGAAGGCGTTCAGCGGTACATCGTCGCGATCATTCGGGGAACACGAACCGCGATCAACGTTTCCTGGGGAGCAAGCCCGCGCGCGGCGGTCGCTCTGCTGTTGTGCTCAAAAGCGCTGGCCGCGGTTCGAGGCCGCACCTTCGTAACGCCGGATGATGTGAAAGAGATCGCGAAGCCGGTGCTGCGCCATCGGATCGTGTTGCGCTCAGAAGCGGAGATTGAAGGTACGTTGCCCGACCAGGTGCTCGACGAAGTGATCGCTAGCATCGATGTGCCGAGGTGA
- a CDS encoding redoxin domain-containing protein — protein MENSVELTQTKQTVWRSFFDPAYIVLLLGIAIAVGFIITLSRDKARLRAVLDDASGTLCGPQSAQVGDILPAFKSTGIDGNPTEVGYDGSRRSLILIFSPACGVCSHELPIWNRLANAAESMNIAVRGISLDPLDETKSNLKEKQVAFKTLIMPSMSVRRAYRVVSIPEILIVSAGGFVEWVHYGALTDEKEAELLSKLRPAER, from the coding sequence ATGGAAAACTCAGTTGAACTCACCCAGACGAAGCAGACTGTGTGGCGGAGTTTTTTCGACCCAGCCTACATCGTTCTTTTGTTAGGTATTGCTATCGCGGTAGGGTTTATCATAACGCTATCTCGCGACAAGGCCCGGCTGAGAGCGGTGCTTGACGACGCGTCCGGGACACTATGTGGGCCACAGTCCGCTCAGGTCGGAGATATCCTGCCGGCTTTCAAGAGCACCGGAATAGATGGCAACCCGACGGAGGTCGGCTACGACGGATCCCGCCGGTCCTTGATTCTGATCTTTTCGCCGGCATGTGGAGTGTGCAGTCACGAACTACCAATTTGGAACCGGCTGGCGAATGCGGCTGAGTCGATGAACATCGCTGTGCGCGGTATTTCCCTCGACCCCCTGGACGAAACGAAAAGCAACCTCAAAGAGAAACAAGTAGCTTTCAAAACGCTTATTATGCCGAGCATGTCTGTTCGACGAGCGTACAGGGTGGTCAGCATTCCCGAGATTTTGATAGTGTCAGCCGGCGGATTTGTTGAGTGGGTACATTATGGAGCGCTCACAGATGAAAAAGAGGCAGAGCTGCTATCAAAGCTTCGACCGGCTGAGCGGTAG